From one Burkholderia latens genomic stretch:
- a CDS encoding ABC transporter substrate-binding protein codes for MPFFAPKQLALALTIVLGTAAGGAAAQVPAGYPGNYQGVVDAAKKEGKLIVYSTTDTGLVRPLIKDFESLYGVKVEYNDMNSTELYNRYISENAASSTSADVLWSSAMDLQVKLVNDGLMASYDSPESANVPQWAQYQKQAYGTTFEPLAIVYNKRLIPENEVPKTRTDLIKLLTSQPDKFKGKLTTYDVEKSGVGFNALTQDAHLNEKVTWELVKAIGATGPKLQSSTGAMMERISSGENLIGYNIIGSYAYAKAKKDKSIGYVFPKDYTQVVSRLATISKKAKNPNAAKLWVDYLLSKRGQTLIANQANLYAIRTDVAGETSAASLTKELGDSLKPIPIGTGLLVYLDQSKRLAFLKQWQQAIKS; via the coding sequence ATGCCGTTTTTTGCACCGAAGCAGCTCGCCCTCGCGCTGACGATCGTCCTGGGCACCGCAGCCGGCGGCGCCGCCGCACAGGTTCCGGCCGGATATCCGGGTAACTACCAGGGCGTCGTCGACGCCGCGAAGAAGGAAGGCAAGCTGATCGTCTACTCGACGACCGACACGGGCCTCGTGCGCCCGCTGATCAAGGACTTCGAAAGCCTGTACGGGGTGAAGGTCGAGTACAACGACATGAACAGCACCGAGCTGTACAACCGCTACATCAGCGAAAACGCGGCGAGCAGCACCAGCGCCGACGTGCTGTGGAGCTCGGCGATGGATCTGCAGGTCAAGCTCGTCAACGACGGCCTGATGGCGTCGTACGATTCGCCGGAAAGCGCGAACGTGCCGCAATGGGCGCAATACCAGAAGCAGGCGTACGGCACGACGTTCGAGCCGCTCGCGATCGTCTACAACAAACGCCTGATTCCTGAGAACGAGGTGCCGAAGACGCGCACCGACCTGATCAAGCTGCTCACGTCGCAACCCGACAAGTTCAAGGGCAAGCTGACGACATACGACGTCGAGAAATCCGGCGTCGGCTTCAACGCGCTGACGCAGGACGCGCACCTGAACGAGAAGGTTACGTGGGAACTCGTGAAGGCGATCGGCGCAACCGGTCCGAAGCTGCAGTCGAGCACCGGCGCGATGATGGAGCGCATCTCGTCGGGCGAGAACCTGATCGGCTACAACATCATCGGCTCGTATGCGTACGCGAAGGCGAAGAAGGACAAGTCGATCGGCTATGTCTTCCCGAAGGACTACACGCAGGTCGTGAGCCGCCTGGCCACGATTTCGAAGAAGGCGAAGAACCCGAACGCAGCGAAGCTGTGGGTCGACTACCTGCTGTCCAAACGCGGGCAGACGCTGATCGCAAACCAGGCGAACCTGTACGCGATCCGCACGGACGTGGCCGGCGAAACGTCGGCCGCGAGCCTCACGAAGGAGCTCGGCGATTCGCTGAAGCCGATCCCGATCGGCACCGGCCTGCTCGTCTATCTCGATCAGTCGAAGCGACTCGCGTTTTTGAAGCAATGGCAGCAGGCGATCAAGAGCTGA
- a CDS encoding response regulator → MRVLLVEDNPNLAQSLNDALSAARFAVDHMADGEAADHVLRTQDYALVILDLGLPKLDGLEVLRRLRARRNPVPVLILTAHGSVEDRVKGLDLGADDYLAKPFELTELEARARALIRRSLGHEHTRVECGPLSYDSIDRSFHLAGEPLPLTPRERSVLEVLILRNGRAINKETLSEKIFGLDESVNADAIEIYVYRLRKKLENTGVAIVTLRGLGYLLEAKAVE, encoded by the coding sequence ATGCGTGTGCTGCTCGTCGAAGACAACCCGAACCTGGCGCAGTCGTTGAACGACGCGCTGAGTGCCGCGCGTTTCGCGGTCGACCACATGGCGGACGGGGAGGCGGCGGATCACGTGCTGCGCACGCAGGACTACGCGCTGGTGATTCTCGATCTCGGGCTGCCGAAGCTCGACGGGCTCGAGGTGCTGCGGCGGCTGCGTGCGCGCCGCAATCCGGTGCCGGTGCTGATCCTCACCGCGCACGGCTCGGTCGAAGATCGCGTGAAAGGACTCGATCTCGGCGCCGACGATTATCTTGCGAAGCCGTTCGAGCTGACCGAGCTGGAGGCGCGCGCTCGCGCGCTGATCCGGCGCAGCCTCGGCCACGAACACACGCGCGTCGAGTGCGGGCCGCTTTCGTATGACAGTATCGACCGCAGCTTCCACCTCGCCGGCGAACCGCTGCCGCTCACGCCGCGCGAGCGTTCGGTGCTCGAGGTGCTGATTCTGCGCAACGGCCGCGCGATCAACAAGGAAACGCTGTCGGAGAAAATCTTCGGGCTCGATGAGTCGGTCAACGCGGACGCGATCGAGATTTACGTGTACCGATTGCGCAAGAAGCTGGAGAACACCGGCGTCGCGATCGTCACGCTGCGCGGGCTCGGGTATCTGCTCGAAGCGAAGGCGGTCGAATGA
- a CDS encoding sensor histidine kinase, giving the protein MTVRPNLRTQVALWLLLPLLGLLALDSWLTYQRAMSAAHVAFDRTLSSSLKSIREGVRLNEGEIEVDLPYLALEMFESGDGGKIYYLIREDNGRTITGYPDLPLPEGDAALFATRYYDVVYRGERLRMGALRVPVHDVPTAQTRIVWVMVGETIEARQALAREILMGSLLQEGLLVVLALGIVWLGVGRGLRPLNRLSATVAARSDGDPTPLDTGGMPSELAPLVDSINQYIGRTQRMQVARRRFFADAAHQLKTPLAAVQAGVELALRPDEQPRVNVHLRRVNGAVRQAAKIVQQLLSLSRLDSDSGHAVAHQPVALHRLARSVTLDWSPVARARDIDLGFEHEPDVTVLGQPDLLGEMIGNLIDNAIRYSGDRAVITVRVSRDGEHARLDVIDNGPGVPAGERDAVFERFHRGSKTQTVEGTGLGLSIVREIARVHQGSVTLADAAGGGLIVTVVLPIAPAAVQ; this is encoded by the coding sequence ATGACCGTGCGCCCGAACCTGCGCACGCAAGTCGCGCTGTGGCTGCTGCTGCCGTTGCTCGGGCTGCTCGCGCTCGACTCGTGGCTCACGTACCAGCGTGCGATGAGCGCCGCGCATGTCGCGTTCGACCGCACGCTGTCGTCGTCGCTGAAGTCGATCCGCGAAGGCGTGCGGCTCAACGAGGGCGAGATCGAAGTCGACCTGCCGTATCTCGCGCTCGAAATGTTCGAGTCGGGCGACGGCGGCAAGATCTACTACCTGATTCGCGAGGACAACGGCCGCACGATCACCGGCTATCCGGACCTGCCGCTGCCGGAGGGCGACGCCGCGCTGTTCGCGACGCGCTACTACGACGTCGTCTATCGCGGCGAGCGGTTGCGCATGGGCGCGCTGCGCGTGCCGGTGCACGACGTGCCGACCGCGCAGACGCGCATCGTGTGGGTGATGGTCGGCGAGACGATCGAGGCGCGCCAGGCGCTCGCGCGCGAGATCCTGATGGGCTCGCTGCTGCAGGAAGGGCTGCTCGTCGTGCTCGCGCTCGGCATCGTGTGGCTCGGCGTCGGGCGCGGGCTGCGTCCGCTGAACCGGCTATCCGCCACGGTGGCCGCGCGCAGCGACGGCGATCCGACGCCGCTCGACACCGGCGGCATGCCGAGCGAACTCGCGCCGCTCGTCGATTCGATCAACCAGTACATCGGCCGCACGCAGCGGATGCAGGTCGCGCGGCGGCGCTTCTTCGCGGACGCCGCCCATCAACTGAAGACGCCGCTCGCGGCCGTGCAGGCCGGCGTCGAATTGGCTTTGCGGCCCGACGAGCAGCCGCGCGTGAACGTGCATCTGCGGCGCGTGAACGGCGCGGTGCGGCAGGCCGCGAAGATCGTCCAGCAACTGCTGTCGCTGTCGCGGCTCGATTCGGACAGCGGCCACGCGGTCGCGCATCAACCGGTCGCGCTGCACCGGCTCGCGCGCAGCGTGACGCTCGACTGGTCGCCGGTTGCGCGCGCGCGCGACATCGACCTCGGATTCGAGCACGAGCCCGACGTCACCGTGCTCGGGCAGCCGGACCTGCTCGGCGAAATGATCGGCAACCTCATCGACAACGCGATTCGTTACTCGGGCGATCGCGCGGTGATCACGGTGCGCGTGTCGCGCGACGGCGAGCATGCGCGGCTCGACGTGATCGACAACGGGCCCGGCGTCCCGGCCGGCGAGCGCGATGCGGTGTTCGAGCGCTTCCATCGCGGCAGCAAGACGCAGACGGTCGAAGGCACCGGGCTCGGGCTGTCGATCGTGCGG